A window of Oscillatoria sp. FACHB-1406 contains these coding sequences:
- a CDS encoding LptF/LptG family permease, which produces MLAGKSKGFRTGRFGLSLVDRYIAAEIFLPFLFIVGLVSSLGVAGGTIFDIVRQITEYGLLISVAIKYILLKMPQFVAYAFPVSVLLATLMGYSRLSGQSELIALRSVGLSLYRIVVPAILFSLFVAGLSFAFNEYIVPSANYKAATMLEQALGKEQPALKADNIFYPEYKQVPAENGKTRKVLKRLFYAEQLDGETMKGVTVVDRSQDNLNIFILAQSASWNIPENRWKLFNGTSYQSNLDGSSVTSAGFERLSYQFPRAPLDIAKRDRDMSEMNIFQSIQNLENLRLANDEKKIRQTLVRIQQRIAFPFVCVVFCLLGAAIGTRPQHTNRATSFGIAVAIVFIYYVMNFVSIAMGSVGAFPPFIAGWSANLFGFAVGSWLLFQSAR; this is translated from the coding sequence ATGCTTGCCGGTAAATCAAAAGGATTTAGAACGGGACGCTTCGGATTATCGCTGGTCGATCGCTACATTGCCGCCGAAATCTTTTTACCCTTTTTATTTATCGTCGGCTTAGTCTCCTCCCTTGGCGTAGCGGGGGGAACGATTTTCGATATCGTGCGGCAAATCACCGAATACGGACTCCTCATCAGCGTTGCTATCAAATACATTTTGCTGAAGATGCCGCAGTTCGTCGCCTATGCTTTTCCGGTTTCCGTTCTCCTCGCCACCTTGATGGGTTACAGTCGCCTTTCCGGACAAAGCGAACTGATAGCCCTGCGTAGCGTCGGTTTAAGCTTATACCGCATCGTCGTTCCCGCCATTCTTTTTAGCTTGTTCGTCGCCGGACTTTCTTTTGCCTTCAACGAATACATTGTCCCGTCAGCAAACTACAAAGCGGCAACAATGCTCGAACAAGCCCTCGGTAAAGAACAACCTGCACTGAAAGCCGATAATATTTTTTATCCCGAATACAAACAAGTTCCAGCAGAAAATGGTAAAACTCGCAAGGTTCTCAAACGCCTTTTTTATGCGGAACAATTAGACGGCGAAACGATGAAAGGCGTAACGGTCGTCGATCGCTCCCAAGATAACCTCAATATTTTTATTCTCGCGCAATCTGCCTCCTGGAATATCCCAGAAAATCGCTGGAAATTATTTAACGGAACCAGTTATCAAAGCAATCTCGATGGTTCTTCGGTAACTTCTGCCGGATTTGAACGGCTTTCTTATCAGTTTCCGCGCGCGCCGTTAGATATCGCCAAACGCGATCGCGATATGAGCGAAATGAATATTTTCCAATCGATACAAAACTTGGAAAATTTAAGACTCGCCAACGACGAAAAGAAAATTAGACAAACCCTAGTCCGCATTCAACAGCGGATCGCTTTTCCCTTTGTGTGCGTCGTTTTCTGCTTGCTGGGGGCTGCAATTGGGACGCGCCCGCAACATACCAACCGCGCCACCAGTTTCGGGATTGCCGTCGCGATCGTGTTTATTTACTATGTGATGAACTTCGTGTCGATCGCAATGGGTTCGGTCGGTGCTTTTCCGCCTTTTATTGCCGGTTGGAGCGCGAATTTATTCGGTTTTGCCGTCGGAAGCTGGCTGCTATTTCAATCCGCTAGATAA
- a CDS encoding DNA double-strand break repair nuclease NurA, with protein MGYSSKKNRRPFEGASKASHHHIINASEVQELMKRIHKPPHAQDISLTEITVEFEPPDSNQVEAIIAVDGGYTEVLVDKGFPSSTIHFLQFGTLLFKQEDLERLNSTDFIAPEDMAKLKNISRLKLALPTKNIQLKDETTFQGSVLKAIYEFCLNNNLEEENSLIDTLSWFIFRKYKYRNKCADDKKWYLSSNPLSIENNSIVLEEQKMGKDYTFTCPETGKAIYLTDIFQLHKIIDEELGATGILPYLVNAIEHLIIIHIIRHLYNKRPELLKKIFFIKDGSTGFFGHTARLREPMLDLINWLWDKHNFLLAGLEKSGAFVDHAQEIEKILDPGKVLILNDDYIYRYILPGTADLNLCYGHKVNYGHKVIFKSRSGQMYVVSVPTRSLHKQPISENLPNLQMILANVESLHCDMYDSALFPVALVNKLVSLSAHPSQRILSKFARSY; from the coding sequence ATGGGCTATTCATCAAAGAAAAATCGTCGTCCATTTGAGGGTGCTAGTAAAGCATCCCATCATCATATTATTAACGCTTCTGAAGTTCAAGAATTGATGAAGCGTATTCACAAGCCGCCTCATGCTCAAGATATTTCTTTAACGGAGATAACAGTAGAGTTTGAACCGCCCGATAGTAATCAAGTCGAAGCCATCATTGCTGTAGATGGAGGTTATACTGAGGTTCTTGTGGATAAAGGTTTTCCATCTAGTACAATACATTTCTTACAATTCGGTACACTTTTGTTTAAACAAGAAGATCTGGAGCGATTAAATTCCACTGATTTTATCGCTCCAGAAGATATGGCTAAACTGAAAAATATTAGTCGATTGAAATTAGCCTTACCAACTAAAAATATTCAGTTAAAGGATGAAACAACATTTCAGGGAAGTGTACTAAAAGCTATTTATGAATTCTGCTTAAACAATAATCTTGAAGAAGAGAATAGTTTGATAGATACTTTGTCATGGTTTATTTTCCGTAAATATAAATATAGAAATAAATGTGCTGATGATAAAAAATGGTACTTGTCTAGCAACCCTTTAAGTATTGAAAACAACTCGATTGTGTTAGAAGAGCAAAAAATGGGTAAAGATTACACTTTTACTTGTCCAGAAACGGGAAAAGCAATTTATCTTACAGATATTTTTCAATTGCATAAAATCATCGATGAAGAGTTAGGAGCAACTGGTATATTGCCTTATCTTGTTAATGCAATTGAACATTTAATTATTATTCATATTATCAGACATTTATATAATAAGCGACCAGAACTTTTGAAAAAAATTTTTTTTATAAAGGATGGTTCAACAGGATTCTTTGGTCACACTGCTAGACTTAGGGAACCTATGCTAGATCTTATCAATTGGCTTTGGGATAAACATAATTTTCTTTTAGCAGGTTTAGAAAAGAGTGGAGCATTCGTAGATCATGCTCAAGAAATAGAGAAAATATTAGATCCAGGTAAGGTATTAATTTTGAATGATGATTATATTTATCGCTACATCTTACCTGGAACTGCCGATTTAAATCTTTGCTATGGACATAAGGTCAATTACGGACATAAAGTAATCTTTAAGTCTCGCTCTGGGCAAATGTATGTTGTCTCAGTTCCTACTCGGTCACTTCACAAGCAACCGATATCAGAAAATTTGCCAAATTTGCAGATGATTTTAGCTAATGTCGAATCTCTACACTGTGATATGTATGATTCAGCATTATTCCCAGTAGCGCTTGTCAATAAGCTTGTAAGCCTTTCAGCCCATCCAAGTCAAAGAATTTTATCGAAATTTGCTAGAAGCTATTAG
- a CDS encoding TIGR03279 family radical SAM protein — MSLRPARITKVLPDSIGAEIGFEPGDAIVSINGEQPRDLIDYQFLCADEILNLEVLDAKGKKHRLEIEKEFDDDLGLEFETALFDGLIQCNNHCPFCFIDQQPPGKRETLYLKDDDYRLSFLYGSYLTLTNLSQKEWERIEKMRLSPLYVSVHATEPEVRQRLLKNPRAGQILEQLKWFQEGRLQVHAQVVVCPGINDGIHLERTLLDLAAFHRGDIPTVASIAVVPVGLTRFRPNLTELTPVSAEKAQEVIALVQKLQQQFSEKMGSVVAWLADEWFLIAGQDLPPESHYEDYPQIGNGVGSIRQFIKNFESAADEILPQKIEQEKRFTWVVGKAVDRAFQPLVKRLNEVEGLTVRMVALPSLYWGIEIAVTGLLTGQDLLAGLQGKVLGEAVLLPSVMLKAGERVFLDDMTVEELEKSLGVPIIAIAGIEELLEMCVLEGENSVEYLAG; from the coding sequence ATGTCGCTTCGTCCCGCCCGCATTACTAAAGTTTTACCCGATTCTATCGGAGCCGAAATTGGCTTTGAACCCGGAGATGCAATTGTTTCCATCAACGGCGAACAACCTCGCGATCTCATCGATTATCAATTCCTCTGTGCGGACGAAATTCTCAATCTTGAAGTTCTCGACGCGAAAGGAAAGAAACATCGCCTCGAAATTGAAAAAGAATTCGACGACGATCTCGGACTCGAATTTGAGACGGCTTTATTCGACGGCTTAATTCAGTGTAACAATCATTGCCCCTTTTGCTTCATCGACCAACAACCGCCGGGAAAAAGAGAAACGCTTTATCTTAAAGATGACGACTACCGCCTCAGTTTTCTCTACGGCAGTTATTTAACCCTTACCAATTTATCCCAAAAAGAATGGGAACGCATTGAAAAAATGCGTCTGTCCCCGCTCTATGTTTCCGTTCACGCTACCGAACCGGAAGTGCGCCAGCGCTTATTAAAAAATCCCCGCGCCGGACAAATCTTAGAACAGTTAAAATGGTTTCAAGAAGGGCGCTTGCAGGTTCACGCACAAGTTGTTGTTTGTCCTGGAATTAACGACGGCATCCATTTAGAAAGAACGCTGCTCGATTTAGCGGCATTTCATCGCGGCGATATTCCCACAGTGGCTTCAATTGCCGTCGTTCCCGTCGGGTTGACTCGCTTTCGTCCGAACTTAACCGAATTAACGCCTGTCAGTGCAGAAAAAGCGCAAGAAGTTATCGCTCTGGTTCAAAAATTACAGCAACAGTTTAGCGAAAAAATGGGTAGCGTTGTGGCTTGGTTAGCCGATGAATGGTTCTTAATCGCCGGACAAGATTTACCGCCAGAATCGCACTACGAAGATTACCCGCAAATTGGCAATGGCGTAGGTTCAATTCGCCAATTTATTAAAAATTTTGAGAGTGCGGCGGACGAAATTTTACCCCAAAAAATCGAGCAGGAGAAACGTTTTACTTGGGTGGTAGGTAAGGCAGTCGATCGCGCCTTTCAACCTTTAGTGAAACGATTGAACGAAGTGGAAGGATTAACCGTTCGCATGGTAGCACTGCCGAGCCTGTATTGGGGCATTGAGATTGCCGTGACGGGATTGTTAACCGGGCAAGATTTGTTAGCGGGATTGCAGGGGAAAGTGTTGGGCGAGGCGGTTTTGTTGCCGTCGGTAATGTTAAAGGCAGGGGAACGAGTATTTTTAGATGATATGACGGTAGAAGAACTCGAAAAAAGTTTGGGCGTTCCGATAATTGCGATCGCGGGAATTGAAGAATTGCTGGAAATGTGCGTTTTAGAAGGAGAAAATTCCGTTGAATATTTGGCAGGCTGA
- a CDS encoding pentapeptide repeat-containing protein, whose translation MTDPNYLALLERGVPHWNKWRQENASHKPELTRAQLDERNLNQVNFSQAELIEANFTRSQLIGANLSLCDLIRAQFTGANLRHASLERANLSRSCFADADLTRSSLQHAELTRINFQRANLQGANLSQTILIGADFRNANLTWADFGKANLIGADLRNANLSGANFDEADLTGVDLVGANLSGANLGKANLTKADLTHANLNSANLKGANLTGADLSQADLNGTNLIEADLDGIILRN comes from the coding sequence ATGACAGACCCCAATTATTTAGCGTTGCTCGAACGAGGCGTACCGCATTGGAACAAATGGAGGCAGGAGAACGCCAGCCATAAGCCAGAACTGACGCGCGCGCAACTCGACGAACGCAATCTCAATCAGGTGAATTTCAGCCAAGCAGAATTAATTGAGGCAAATTTTACGCGATCGCAGTTGATCGGGGCTAACTTGTCCCTATGCGATTTAATTCGGGCGCAATTCACCGGGGCAAATCTGCGCCATGCTTCCCTGGAGCGCGCTAATCTCAGCCGTTCCTGCTTTGCCGATGCCGACTTGACTCGAAGCTCGTTGCAGCACGCAGAACTGACACGCATTAACTTTCAGCGTGCCAACCTCCAAGGAGCCAACCTCAGCCAGACAATTTTAATTGGAGCCGATTTCCGCAATGCGAACCTAACCTGGGCGGATTTCGGGAAAGCGAACTTAATCGGTGCAGACTTACGCAATGCCAACTTAAGCGGCGCGAATTTCGATGAGGCAGACTTAACAGGAGTTGATTTAGTCGGTGCTAATCTCAGCGGTGCGAACTTAGGAAAGGCAAATTTAACCAAAGCCGACTTGACTCACGCCAATCTCAACAGCGCTAACTTAAAAGGAGCCAATCTTACGGGTGCAGACCTAAGTCAAGCCGATTTAAATGGAACGAATTTAATCGAAGCAGATTTAGACGGGATTATTTTACGCAACTAA
- a CDS encoding pseudouridine synthase, producing MRYLIFYKPYGVLCQFSSEDTNHPTLKSYISIPSVYPVGRLDRDSEGLLLLSDDGKLQHYLCEPKYGHLRTYWVQVEGIPSQEAIASLRSGVKLKDGWTRRARVELLLETPSLPDRIPPIRERKHIPTSWLEISLSEGRNRQVRRMTAAVSYPTLRLVRVAIASYPKPQQDSPHFPTNPHPILTLDALSPGEWRELSERERQGLKQLIANPKPQAMTEFSQGIRLKNSKRRSS from the coding sequence TTGCGTTACTTAATCTTTTACAAACCTTACGGCGTTCTCTGTCAATTTAGCAGCGAAGATACGAACCATCCGACGCTTAAATCTTATATTTCCATTCCTTCAGTATATCCCGTGGGGCGATTAGACCGAGATAGCGAGGGCTTGCTGTTGCTGAGTGATGATGGTAAGTTGCAGCATTATCTGTGCGAGCCGAAGTACGGGCATTTGCGGACGTATTGGGTGCAGGTGGAAGGAATTCCGTCGCAGGAGGCGATCGCGTCGTTGCGTTCTGGCGTTAAACTCAAAGATGGCTGGACTCGTCGCGCGCGCGTGGAGCTTTTACTGGAAACCCCTTCGCTTCCCGATCGCATCCCTCCGATTCGCGAACGCAAGCATATTCCGACGAGTTGGCTAGAAATCAGTCTGAGTGAGGGGCGCAATCGCCAAGTTCGGCGGATGACGGCGGCAGTTAGCTATCCGACGTTGCGTTTAGTGCGAGTCGCGATCGCATCTTACCCCAAACCGCAACAGGATTCGCCGCATTTCCCAACTAATCCCCATCCAATTTTGACGTTAGATGCGTTAAGTCCGGGCGAATGGCGGGAACTTTCCGAGCGCGAACGACAAGGGTTGAAACAGTTGATAGCGAATCCCAAACCGCAAGCAATGACTGAATTTTCTCAGGGAATTCGCTTGAAAAATTCTAAGCGCAGAAGTTCCTAA
- a CDS encoding Tab2/Atab2 family RNA-binding protein yields the protein MNIWQADFYKRSQSEASGEILWELLACDRAGNLCCIASCPQKQANSDWLASQLKNAAGDILPDEIQVFRPQSLSLLTAAGEKLGIPVTATRRTEALKRILQERWGQNAIALDRLPPQALPDTLWGEQWRFASLPAGEIVEVFRDRPIPILELPESLHPLSLGIAAPTPIPGIIIDGGRRSMQLARWLQEVNPAAVNYIPTTIGESGGLILEAGLVERWVLITFEDEEVARSAEAYNQRKQGSKGLHFLLVRPDDSGVTYSGLWLLRSED from the coding sequence TTGAATATTTGGCAGGCTGATTTTTACAAACGTTCCCAGAGTGAGGCGAGTGGCGAAATCCTCTGGGAATTGCTGGCGTGCGATCGCGCCGGAAACTTATGCTGTATCGCTTCCTGCCCCCAAAAACAGGCGAATTCCGACTGGTTGGCTTCGCAACTCAAAAATGCTGCCGGAGACATCTTGCCGGACGAAATTCAAGTGTTTCGTCCCCAATCGCTGAGCCTCTTAACCGCTGCTGGGGAAAAATTAGGGATTCCCGTGACAGCAACTCGCCGCACGGAAGCCTTGAAACGAATTTTACAGGAGCGTTGGGGACAAAACGCGATCGCGCTCGACCGACTGCCACCGCAGGCACTTCCCGATACCCTCTGGGGCGAACAATGGCGCTTTGCGAGTTTACCCGCCGGAGAGATTGTGGAGGTATTTCGCGATCGCCCGATTCCCATCCTCGAACTGCCCGAATCCTTGCATCCCTTGAGCTTGGGGATTGCTGCCCCCACACCGATTCCCGGTATCATTATCGATGGCGGCAGGCGATCGATGCAACTGGCGCGCTGGTTGCAAGAAGTCAATCCCGCTGCGGTGAATTATATTCCGACTACCATCGGCGAATCGGGCGGGTTAATTTTAGAAGCGGGGTTAGTCGAGCGCTGGGTTTTAATTACCTTTGAAGATGAAGAAGTGGCGCGATCTGCCGAAGCTTATAACCAGCGGAAGCAAGGCAGTAAAGGGCTGCATTTCTTGTTGGTGCGCCCCGATGATTCGGGGGTGACTTATAGCGGTCTTTGGTTGTTGCGATCGGAGGATTAA
- a CDS encoding DUF87 domain-containing protein, with protein MSSISSQLTQIDIFKRNQKGENIQWDTGIFVGRPFRLAYSKADILVSDFWKKKASGLPQGCFLLAYYDNKFDGSEEVEAILLRVLRPTTLPTDGEVISSMIEYYKDNIRTGNNERSQLDSYTRYEFSFSGLECSVLGSFYIDNRGVTRFGADLENFYSAHNYSVIKPSTEILRKIVNYRENESQKEVGNIRLGKVRYSSSRRFQQTEEDVPVSVQAPDFAGKRTALFGMTRTGKSNTVKKIIQACVDMSEQAELQLDEDTESPEEVLNPFTENNNPKYPIGQIIFDINGEYANSNLQDRGTAIFDLYQQKTVRYSTVPKNGFLEMKVNFFTEIESGLDIIRTHQEISNDNTRFVVNFRSIDLRKPEDYHSNYSLATRHNRQIAVYSCVLYRAGFIPPADFRVSFTASQDVRDAVRQGVNPSKGMSLEDAANWWESFWEIYAQNSVFQNYREEKGHEWADEDLKALLVMLTRKSRSGGRADCSGFRILNPVKEQHTNTIQKPYDRDILDRLREGKIVIIDLSLGNPLLQAMFSERICKRIFEDALERFTSTQPNNFIQFYFEEAHNLFPKKEGSNLSQIYNRLAKEGAKLNLGLIYATQEVSSISSNILKATQNWFISHLNNEDEIKELRKYYDFSDFTESLIRFSQDTDKGFVRMKTYSNPFVIPVQIDRFPPEN; from the coding sequence ATGAGCAGCATTAGCAGCCAACTGACACAGATTGACATCTTCAAACGGAATCAGAAAGGTGAAAATATTCAATGGGACACAGGTATTTTTGTTGGTCGTCCATTTCGGTTAGCTTATAGTAAAGCTGATATCTTAGTTTCTGACTTTTGGAAGAAGAAGGCTAGTGGGCTTCCGCAAGGATGTTTTCTTCTTGCGTACTATGACAACAAATTTGACGGTTCTGAAGAAGTTGAAGCTATTCTTTTACGGGTGCTCCGACCTACTACGCTTCCCACTGATGGGGAAGTCATTAGTAGTATGATAGAATATTACAAAGATAATATTCGCACTGGAAATAACGAACGCTCGCAATTAGACTCATATACGCGATACGAATTTTCTTTTAGTGGTTTAGAATGCTCTGTTTTAGGTTCTTTTTACATTGACAATCGAGGTGTAACTCGCTTTGGGGCAGATTTAGAAAACTTTTACAGTGCACATAACTATTCTGTTATCAAACCGTCCACTGAAATTTTAAGAAAAATTGTTAACTATCGAGAAAATGAGTCGCAAAAAGAAGTAGGAAATATTAGACTTGGGAAAGTTCGTTATAGTTCTAGCCGTCGTTTTCAACAAACAGAAGAAGATGTACCTGTTTCTGTTCAGGCTCCCGACTTTGCCGGGAAACGAACAGCCTTGTTTGGCATGACAAGAACTGGTAAATCGAATACAGTTAAGAAAATAATTCAAGCTTGCGTTGATATGAGCGAGCAGGCAGAACTTCAATTAGACGAAGATACTGAAAGCCCAGAAGAAGTTCTCAATCCATTCACCGAAAATAATAATCCTAAATATCCGATAGGTCAAATTATTTTTGATATTAACGGTGAGTATGCAAATTCTAATTTACAAGATCGCGGTACGGCGATCTTTGATTTGTATCAACAAAAAACAGTTAGATATTCAACGGTTCCTAAAAATGGTTTTTTAGAAATGAAAGTCAATTTTTTTACGGAAATTGAAAGTGGGTTAGATATTATAAGAACACATCAAGAAATTTCTAATGATAATACTCGATTTGTAGTGAATTTTAGGTCAATAGATTTAAGGAAACCAGAAGATTATCATTCTAATTATTCGTTAGCTACACGACATAACAGACAAATTGCAGTTTATTCCTGCGTTTTATATAGAGCCGGTTTTATACCTCCAGCAGATTTCAGAGTTTCATTCACCGCGAGTCAAGATGTTCGTGATGCTGTACGTCAAGGAGTAAATCCTAGTAAAGGAATGAGTCTCGAAGATGCAGCAAATTGGTGGGAGAGTTTTTGGGAAATTTACGCACAAAATTCTGTATTTCAGAACTACAGAGAAGAAAAGGGACATGAGTGGGCTGATGAAGACTTAAAAGCACTGCTGGTGATGCTGACTCGCAAAAGTAGGTCTGGGGGTAGGGCTGATTGTTCTGGATTTCGTATTCTTAATCCTGTTAAAGAGCAACATACCAATACAATTCAAAAACCTTACGATAGAGATATTCTAGATAGGTTGAGAGAAGGAAAAATCGTAATTATTGACTTATCTTTAGGCAATCCTTTACTTCAAGCCATGTTTAGCGAACGAATTTGCAAGCGTATCTTTGAGGATGCTCTCGAACGCTTCACAAGCACTCAACCTAATAATTTTATTCAGTTTTACTTTGAGGAAGCACATAACCTTTTTCCAAAAAAAGAAGGTAGCAATTTATCTCAAATTTATAATAGATTAGCTAAAGAAGGAGCAAAATTAAATCTGGGATTGATTTATGCAACTCAGGAAGTTAGTTCAATTAGCAGTAATATTTTGAAAGCGACACAGAATTGGTTTATTTCTCACCTTAATAATGAAGATGAAATCAAAGAGCTTAGGAAATACTATGACTTCAGTGATTTTACTGAAAGTTTAATTCGCTTTAGTCAAGATACAGACAAAGGATTTGTTAGAATGAAAACCTACAGTAATCCCTTTGTCATCCCTGTTCAGATAGATCGCTTTCCTCCTGAAAACTAG
- a CDS encoding fructosamine kinase family protein, with protein sequence MWLEIAEQITKVTGKSFEVQQHRSVGGGCINQGYSITDGARTYFVKLNQASQLEMFEAEALGLQQMYDTQSIRVPQPLCCGMSDRNSYIVMEWLEFGRADNAAWEEMGRKLAQMHAYPSPNGKFGWERNNTIGSTPQVNAWMDNWSEFFAEQRIGYQIRLAKRRGGSFPDTNATIAAIQEVLADWQPSPSLVHGDLWSGNAACTAAGEPAILDPATYWGDREVDLAMTELFGGFPAAFYRGYNAVFPLNEGYQRRKTLYNLYHILNHFNLFGGGYESQARRMLDDVLR encoded by the coding sequence ATGTGGTTAGAAATTGCAGAGCAAATCACCAAAGTTACCGGCAAATCTTTTGAAGTTCAACAGCACCGTTCAGTCGGCGGCGGATGTATCAATCAAGGATACTCGATTACCGATGGCGCTCGGACTTACTTTGTCAAACTCAACCAAGCATCCCAACTCGAAATGTTCGAGGCGGAAGCATTGGGTTTGCAACAAATGTACGATACCCAAAGTATTCGCGTTCCTCAGCCCTTATGCTGCGGAATGAGCGATCGCAACAGCTATATCGTCATGGAATGGCTCGAATTCGGGCGCGCCGATAATGCGGCTTGGGAAGAAATGGGGCGAAAACTGGCGCAAATGCACGCTTACCCCTCTCCTAACGGCAAATTTGGCTGGGAGCGCAATAATACCATCGGTTCCACGCCCCAAGTCAACGCCTGGATGGACAATTGGAGCGAATTTTTTGCCGAACAGCGCATCGGCTATCAAATTCGCCTTGCCAAACGGCGCGGCGGTTCCTTTCCCGATACCAACGCAACCATCGCCGCCATTCAAGAAGTCCTCGCCGACTGGCAGCCCTCACCCTCCCTCGTTCATGGCGATCTTTGGTCGGGAAATGCCGCTTGTACGGCGGCAGGAGAACCGGCGATTTTGGATCCGGCAACCTATTGGGGCGATCGCGAGGTAGACTTAGCCATGACCGAACTTTTCGGTGGTTTTCCCGCAGCCTTCTATCGCGGTTACAACGCCGTTTTTCCCCTCAATGAAGGCTACCAACGCCGGAAAACCCTTTACAACCTCTACCATATCCTCAATCACTTTAACCTCTTCGGCGGCGGCTACGAATCCCAAGCGCGGCGAATGCTTGACGACGTTTTGCGTTAG
- the hflX gene encoding GTPase HflX: MQRLYRERLPGDCLTTVEFAQRVAAISTELGEPVCTYINRRGQVIRVGVGGPRATQIPPVELPRYGAERLCGIRCIATKLQSEPPEQSSLTAMAVQRLDALVVVTLTGAGFQRRGGGATGYAGETYLAHLMPQTHPEGENYPCWNISSPMSLEALAQRDFLGWVEELEAEFQREYVAQNVDEGRDRVLAVGLHTDRATREEFEEGLAELVRLVDTAGGEVLQVVRQKRSRPDSQTVVGAGKVEEIALAAQTSGATLVVFDRSLSPAQSRNLEAQIGTRVVDRTEVILDIFAQRAQSSAGKLQVELAQLEYLLPRLVGRGQAMSRLGGGIGTRGPGETKLETERRSIQRRISRLQQEIDRLQDHRSRLRHQRQQQEVPSIAIVGYTNAGKSTTINTLTNADVYVEDKLFATLDPTTRRLTVPHAVTGKPLTLLLTDTVGFIQELPPPLVDAFRATLEEVTEADALLHLVDLSHPAWHAHIRSVTKILGQMPIAPGPVLLAFNKIDRASTEAIEKATEEYPLAVFISASQRLGLDTLRQKLSQLVLHATDNRMMTYE; the protein is encoded by the coding sequence TTGCAACGATTGTACCGCGAACGCCTTCCGGGAGACTGCTTGACCACAGTTGAATTTGCCCAGCGCGTCGCGGCGATTAGTACAGAACTGGGCGAACCCGTTTGTACTTATATTAACCGTCGCGGTCAGGTGATTCGCGTTGGTGTAGGAGGGCCGCGCGCGACGCAAATCCCTCCCGTAGAACTGCCACGCTACGGGGCGGAACGACTGTGCGGCATCCGTTGTATCGCCACGAAATTGCAGTCAGAACCGCCCGAACAATCGAGTTTGACGGCGATGGCGGTGCAGCGCCTCGATGCGTTGGTGGTTGTCACCCTAACGGGGGCAGGCTTTCAGCGTCGGGGGGGCGGTGCGACGGGCTATGCCGGAGAGACGTATCTCGCCCATTTAATGCCGCAAACCCATCCAGAAGGAGAGAATTACCCCTGTTGGAATATCTCGTCGCCGATGAGTTTGGAGGCGTTAGCGCAACGGGATTTCCTGGGCTGGGTGGAAGAGTTAGAAGCGGAATTCCAGCGGGAATACGTCGCCCAAAACGTCGATGAGGGACGCGATCGCGTTCTTGCAGTCGGTCTGCACACCGATCGCGCCACGCGCGAAGAATTTGAGGAAGGTTTAGCCGAATTAGTGCGGTTAGTCGATACCGCAGGCGGCGAAGTGCTGCAAGTTGTGCGACAGAAGCGATCTCGCCCCGATTCTCAAACCGTCGTCGGTGCGGGGAAAGTTGAGGAAATCGCCCTCGCTGCCCAAACTTCCGGCGCGACGCTAGTCGTTTTCGATCGCAGCCTCTCCCCCGCCCAATCGCGCAACCTCGAAGCACAAATCGGAACTCGCGTTGTCGATCGCACCGAAGTCATCCTCGATATCTTCGCCCAGCGCGCCCAATCCAGCGCCGGAAAACTCCAAGTCGAACTCGCCCAACTCGAATATCTCCTACCTCGTCTCGTCGGGCGCGGTCAAGCGATGTCCCGTCTCGGCGGCGGCATCGGGACGCGCGGGCCGGGGGAAACGAAGCTAGAAACAGAACGCCGCAGCATTCAGCGCCGTATTAGCCGCCTGCAACAAGAAATCGATCGCTTGCAAGATCATCGTTCGCGCCTGCGTCACCAGCGGCAACAACAGGAAGTCCCTAGCATCGCGATCGTCGGTTATACCAATGCGGGCAAATCGACAACGATTAATACCTTGACAAATGCGGATGTTTATGTAGAGGATAAACTCTTTGCCACCCTCGACCCCACAACCCGCCGCCTCACCGTTCCCCACGCCGTCACCGGCAAACCCCTAACCCTACTGCTTACCGATACCGTCGGTTTCATCCAAGAATTACCGCCGCCTCTAGTCGATGCCTTCCGTGCCACCCTCGAGGAAGTCACCGAAGCCGATGCGCTTTTGCATCTCGTCGATTTATCCCATCCCGCGTGGCACGCCCATATCCGTTCGGTAACAAAAATTCTCGGTCAAATGCCGATCGCGCCGGGGCCAGTTTTACTCGCCTTCAACAAAATCGATCGCGCCAGCACCGAAGCGATCGAAAAAGCAACAGAAGAATATCCCTTAGCCGTCTTTATCTCAGCCAGCCAGCGCTTAGGTTTGGATACATTGCGACAAAAACTCTCCCAGTTAGTTCTTCATGCTACGGATAATAGAATGATGACTTATGAGTGA